The DNA sequence TTCCAGGTGTAAAAATGGCGGATGCTGGTATTTTTTCCTCATGTAGCAACACTTCTTTATCGATATCTTTAAAATAGTTTAAAATTTTATCTATGCTTTTTTGCAAATGAGAGTATTATTTTTTTATTCATCAAGACTTTTAATTATTTCCTCTGTGGTAATTAATTTAGCACCTGATAACACAGCCTTATCAATATCAATGAGAATTGTTTTACCATCAAATCTTGGTGAACCCTCAGGAAAAGCAGAGCTAGTAGAAATGTAAGGCGAAATATTACTACCCATAACATGTTCAGCAACCGTTACCGATGCTGAGTATTTTTTTGGCATTAGGCGATAACGTTCTGGATTTTTTTCAGAAAGAATCTACCCTTCTGATAAATCTAGTTTTGAAAGATAAGGATTAGAACTTGAGCTATATATCTTTCTAATTAAAAAACCATCTTTACTAGGCCCATCGATAATAATGAAGAAAAAAGCCCTCGCAGGCATCAAATTAGAAATAAAATGTGGTTCAAATGCTATAATTTTTTTCGACGGATGAGTAATTATCCAATATTGTTTTTTTCCTGCCAGTCAGGAAGAGAATTAATTAACCACTCAACTTCATTGAGTTAATTCACAGCACTTAGCTCACTATTACGATACAATAATGAATCAATGTTATATTGCATTTTTTATCTCATTAACGGTATGCTTTTCTTATAAAATAAGATGCCATTGGTTTATAAATAACAATAATTGATAGACCTTCTTTTTCAAATTCTATTTCAGCATATCTTGCACTTATGGGTAGCATAAAATACCTTTCTAAGGATCCTTTTGGCATACCTTAAATTGCATATGAATTTTGGGCTATGGCCTATTTTGTGAATAGTCCAGTCCCATACTTTCCCATACTCATAAAGAAATTTAGTTTTATTTTATTATCAAAAAACTGATCGTACTTTGCTTTCTTTCAGCATATAGCCTATAGACCAGAAAAGTGATTGCTATCATAAATCCAGCCATCTAGGTAGATATCCACTCGCTGCCAATTCCATTTCCACTTCATTCGCACACGTAATATCTTTAATATCTTTACCATCAAATTTGTTTTTTACTACAATCAACGTCGATTTATTATCAGGTAGATTAATAACAGAAAAAGCTGAAGGAACCTCACTAGATTTTATGATTTTTGGCAGAAATAGCATCCAGCCTGAAGGAAGACGATCATCAAATACTGATTTTTGCTCCATCCTATACTGCTCAGTTTCCAGGCCAATATAACTATAACTCCATTCACTAATCATAGATATTTTTGTGATTATTTCCTGGAAGCTTTTACAATCAGTAAAAGAGCGAGGAGAATGAATTGCTATGGTCAAAGAATATCTGTCATATGAAATAACCGGTGTATTTCTAAACCAAATTATTAATGGGCTTTCATCTTTTTCTTTTCCAGCCAACACTATGCTAATTGATTTTTTTTTGAAATATTCAATTCTAAATATTCTAAAGCTTCATATGAAAACTCCGAGCCTCTAATAACAACAATATCTGCTGACGGATTAGCAATAAGCCATTCATCAGGTTTTTCATCCCACTCAGGTAAAGTATTAATAACAGCACTCAACTCATTAAGTATATTTAATGCTGTAGTGCTTTCTTTTCTATATAAAATACTATTAATCATGTATAACATTTAAATTCCTTATAATTAATCCGGAAAGATAACGGAAATGTAATCTATAGGCATAGGCTTATAGAAAACTTTAATATTTAACCCCTGTTCAACAAATTGCAATCGAGCATAATTAGCACTAACTGGCTGCATAAAATACCATTCTACACTTCCCGGTGGAATTCCCCCCGTCGCAGCGTAAATTTGTTTCCTTGCTTGCTCAAAAAAAATCCCATCATCTCCATATTTCAAAGCCATAAAAAATTTCAATAGACCATCCTTAGCAAAAAATTGATCATAATTTGCTTTAGTTTCTTTCAGAATACAGCCTTTTGGCTCAAAACCATCAAATGCCACACCATAGGTCCACTCCATTATTTTCATAATCTGAAAATGAATCGGAAACTGACACATATAAAACTGATATGCCACACTGATGTCTGACCATCCTTCAATGTTTTGAAGTGTCACTTCACCTTTCGTGTAAATACATTGTTCACAACCTTCTTCGCTTAGATCTTTTGTAAGTGCCTTTGCTTCAGACTTAGCTCGCTCCATCTCAGCCTTTCTCTCAAAATAAGCTTCCCTCGCCCCCTCCAGTCCCTGGATTATTCCTATTATCCCACCAAGACGTCCTCCTCCTGCACGAGGAATCGTCCCTGTTCTTCCTTAAGGTAGTGGAAGAGTTCCTCCCATTTCACTCATACGCCATCTCCGGGAGTCCGGCTTATCAAATGATTTTTAATCTGTTGATATTTTATATATTCACACTCGACAGATTCCCTCCCCTTCAGGAGCCATTTTTTTATTTCACTAACTTCATAAAAATAGGGTTCATATGCGTTAGTGATTAAAAAATCCGTAATTACACTTTTATTACTAAAACTATTACTCTCAACGAATTCATTAGCATCACTCAGTCTTTTCATTAGTTCAGGATCTTCTTTTAACGAAGGTGAACATCTTATAATTAAAGAATATAACTCATTGATATATCTTTTACTTTCATCCTGACTGATTGAATTCAGTTGTTCTTGATTAACTTTGATTACCATTTAATCATACCTTATATATTAACTTAAAATTGTCAATTTTTGACCTTAAATCAACAAACTCATTATTTAATGTAAATACCCATTCACTTACACCCTGAATCAGTCGGGAAAAATCCTGCTCATCAATCCAATCAGTCAAGTTAGATAATACTCTGGGATCATAAAATCTGAATAAAGCACTTTTCCCATCTGGAAGTTCAAGAGTGAGGAAATCTTTAAAATTATTAAGCAATGCATCAGGTGGTGACGACGAAAGTAACCACGAAAGCGCAGGATACTTTATATCGAGTTCTTTAAATTTCTCTCTGTAACACTCAGATTTATTTAATTTTATTAACCATGGTCCGGCAAATGCTATCTTTGAGTCAGGATAGGGATCGAACAATGGATAAGAAATATCACGTGCAGCCTGAAGCTCCTGACCAAAGTAACGTTCATATTGTAATCCATCAACTAACGCATACAATGAACATGTAGAATGGCATAGCCATTGACACATAATATAATCATACGATTTACTCATTGATCGCCCCTGATTACATAAGCATTACCATTTGTCGTAGCTTTCATAAGGCAGCTTAAACAAATACCACTGCCTGCAACAGACTGAAATGGTATGGATGCTGGCCCCGTAGCCGCCGTGCGCTTTATCTTGCGTGTGTACGTGCCCGCTGTGCCGTATTCAATTTTCCCGGCTTCAAGTTTCAAATAGCTGCCACCGCCCAACAGGGTGACTTTCTTTTTGCCGGCAAACAGCATATCGCTGGCTGAGATCAGGCTCAGTTTCTGTTCTGCCGACAGATGCATCGCCCCATTCTGCGCCTGGAGTTGTACCGGTCCTTCACTGGCATTCAGGGTCAGTGCTCCGGTGCGTGCAAACAGACCGATAGTTTCCCCGGCAAGCAGTGCCGTGTTGCCGAGAGAGCCGCTGCTTATCTCACCCACGGCGTTAACTGCCACGTTGTTACTGGCGGTCAGCTGCGTATGTTCACCACTGCTAAACGCTACCCCTTGCGGGCCATGAAGATGGATCATGCCATTGAGGGGTTGCAGCCGCTGGTCAAACATGGCTGTCTGGCTGGCGATATCCGCTTCCAGTGCCTGTGCCTGTGCTGCCGCGCCAGCAAGGGCTTCCAGTTGTTTACGACAAACCTCAATTTCGTTAAGGGCCGTTGCCATATCAAGCACCTCCCCTGCCGCTTTGCTCTGGCCGTCAGCCGTAATAAACAGCCCCTTTGCCACACGAATAACACTAAACTCATCGGTACGCAATTCAGAACCACTGCCGCGCGCTTTATTCTGCCCGTCAACCAAATGGCCCTGATTAAGCTGCGTCGCAGCAAAGGGCGTGGTCAGTGCGATATGCTGCTGCCCGCGCTGATCTTCCATGCGCAATTCGTTATCTGCTGCGGTACGCAAAATATTCTGGCTACGGTTGTCACGAGTGACGATATCCCCATGTTCTGAGTCATGGAAGGCGTGGGCAATATACGGGCGATCAATATCTCCGCCATCATAGGCAATACTGACTCAGTGCCATCAAGCAGTGGCGTGTGCCAGCCATAAGTCTCACCGGCGTATGGCTTCGCCTGGCGTATCCACAAGGTGTTATAACCCGGTTCGGCATCTTCACGGCTGAAATCCAGTTTCACCCGGTAGCGTCCCTGGTTATCCAGATGCGCGTAAATATTGCCCTTTTCCCGGCTTTCGATTCGCGCCACCAACGTGCCATGTATTTTCGGTCTCGGCACCAGGGAAGGACGAAAACAGAACTGTTCGCTATAGGGTTGCCCCCACACCGAGACATGCAGGCGGCTGTCACGTGCGGCACTGTAGGTAATCAGGGTGATTACCATGCCCTGCTTCAGGTCACTTAACGGGCTTCCGTCGGCTTCCAGCACCATGCCCGGCATTAACCCGGCGGCGTTACTGAACAGGTGTAACCGGGCAGAGTTATTCAGTTCCCGTTCATGGTGAATTCGGGCATAAAATGCACCACTTTCGCTATCCGGTTCTGTCGTGTCATCATCACCGGCTTGCAGGAAAGGGGCGGCGTAGCGGTAGTGTTCTCCGGTCGTTGTGCCATTATTTCTGACCGCGACAGCAGAATCCATAGGCGTGGTAGCCATGCGATAGTTGTAATCCCGGGTGCGAACCAGGCCGGTAACCGTATTGTGCCAGGTACGTAACCCCCATACCGACTCTTCAGCACCGTCATACAGTGCTGAGGGTTCCTGATAAGGTAAATGTACCTCAAACTGATAGCACTGCTGGCTGTCGGCAAAGGTGACCGTATCCATCCCTGTCACCCCATTCACCCCGGTCCTAAACCAGATACCGGTTTCTGCGAGCAGGCGCTGGATAAACTGCAAATCACTTTCCCGCCACTGGGTTATCAGCTCACGCTGTGGATAGGTTTTCTCCAGACAAAACGTAATATCATCGCCTTCCAGACCATGCGCACGTAGTATCTGCTCCACCAGCTCAGGTACCGAGAGATTCTGGAAAACGGCACAACGACGGGTATGCGACAGTAAGGCGAGGCGCGATGAGAGGGTCACACTGTAGTGCGACTGATCAGCCGTGGTGCCGAGCCATTCAAACGCGGTAATCACACCGTGAACTTGCCGCCCACTGCGCATGCTCAGTGTGGCGTACTTTAACAACACATCCTCTGCCGCCACATCACTCAGCAAGGAGGTAAATTCGATGCGCCATTCAGACGGTGCACTCAGTGCTTCACGTCCGTGGAAGTTCAGCACATCCGGTTTTACCCGGCTGTGGTTTATTTCCAGCTGATAACGCGTCTGCCCGTCGAACCGTGTCAGCCAGTTATTGTGAGCCATTATCGTCACTCCTTAACAGGGACCAGCGTCAAAAAACCATCACCCAGCTCGATAGTGCGCGGCTTGTCGGGATCGAGATCATCACGACTGAGGACAAGACGCCAGGTGTTGTTTTTTATCTCCGGACGGTTGAACAACCCAATCACCGCGACGTATTTTGCTTCTTCATCCATTGGCATATTCAGCGTCACGCTACCTTTGGGCATCACCAGCAACGATTTGCTCACCACACTCTCTTCCTTAAGTACACTATCGGCATCACGAAGCAGTGTCTGGTAATCGGCGGCATCCACCTTTTCACGCGCCTTAAGCTGATACACACGCACCATGGTCGCCAGTGGCGTCTGTGCTTCCTCGGCATTAATCGCCGCTCGTGGCTCAAAATCGAGGTGTAACACTTTAATCTTTTTATAGAAGATTGAGTTGGTCATGTTGACTGCGCCATCAGAGATGGTCTGAGTCAGGCCACAACCGGCCAGTACACCACAGAGTGCGAGCAGAGCACTTTGTCGCCAGGAAACGAATGTCATTCAGAGGTTCCTTTTCAGAATAAACAGCAAAATTAGTCGAAGCGGTAACCGCCATTCAGTGCCGGAAGCAGCGTTTGGCACTCCAGCCCGTTGTAGCATCCGAGACTGACGGTCAGATGGCTGTGCTTACCTGGCTTACCACTACGCCGCCCAAGAATAGCGGTGCGACCCAGCTGAATGCGGCGTTTTTTGTCCAAACGCGCTTCAGGTAACAGACTCACGGGTATCGTCAGACGCAGACGCACATCCGAGCGATAGCCCAGATACACCCTTAACAGCACCATCAGGTCAGTGTGCAGCTGACCACCGGGGAGCCAGCCTTCAGCCTCTTGCGGATCGCTCGTCGCCAGCATCAGTAATAGCCGGCTACAGGCCTCTTTTCCGGTTTTACCAAGCGTAGCGCGCTGCGCCAGAGAAACTCGATGTGCTTTGCCCAGTCCGCTACGCTGGGCCACCACTACTTTTATCGGGTCCGGGCTGATAATGGTGGCACGGGTGTCAGGGGCCAGTAGCCCTACCAGCTGACGAATACCTTCGGCATTGCGCGTCGGCAGGCGCATCGTTCCCAGCAGCGCCAGAAAACGGGAGACCGGTGTAGCGACCTGCTCAGCGGTGCCGGGTATCCCCAGCCCAACCAACCCTAACAGGCACTGAGACGTATCATCTGTACCGCCCGTCTCAAACGTCGCCGGGTAAGCATATTTACGCCAGATACGATAATACTGCGTGGTGATACGATGGCTGAAGATATCAAGAAACGCCGTCGTGGTTTCATAGCCTTCACGGCGCTGGGTGATATCGTCCAGATAAGCTGTCGGTAACGGTGAGTCTACACCGTACATGCCCAGAAAGGTGGTGCGTACCGTTGGCGGCAGGTCAGGATTATCCTCATCCGTTTCAACCGCGCGCAGTTCGCTTACCGGAAACCCCATGCCTGGCCACGGGCGAAAACGCACCGGGTCAGCAGAGAGTTTATCCGTGGTGCCCAGCAAGGTCTTCTGGGTGTTTTCCTGTTCCAGGAGCTGACAAAATCGGTAAAAATTAACCTGCCAGATATTCTCACCAAGTTGCCCGGTCAGCCTGGTACGTGCTGGCTGTGATTCTCTTTCCATCGCAGTCTTTTCCCTGTTGGTTGCAGTACCAGCGTCAGCTGATTGAAGAGGTGAACATCGGCATACAGCGCAAAGAAACGATGCAGCATTTCGCCGAACAAATTGATATCACCCTCTCCGGCAAAATTGTCGGCATTGAGCGTAACTTCAATCTCGACGCCACGCAGCATGTAGCCACGTTCAAAGCGACGAATCAGCGTATGTTTCACCGCCACTATCGCCTCAAGACGACGCCGGTTCATCTCGTCGTCGGTCCAGTCATACAGTGCCAGCGTACCTCTCAGCACTTCCGGGTTATCCATCATGCTGAGAAACGTCGACCCCAGATGACTCATTACCCGCCAGTGGAAACGGTCATTCGCCGGGGGGTAAACCGGTAACGTGGGCGCGCTCAGGTTGAGGACTTTCACCGGCACCTTGCCCATTTTCACCACACGGTCAAGTAACGTACTTTCCAGTGCTTTACGCGGTAGCTGACCATTGGTGCCGGTGATACGTATGGAAAGCGATTCCGGTTTATCCGCCAGTTGTTCAATTTCAAAAGAGCGCCCCCCCAGGATAAGCCAGGTATCATGCATACCTGATGCACCTCGTTTCACCCGCGTGTGGAAATAACGCTCCGGCGCGTTGTGACGCATCATGCCACCACGATGGCGGAAACTGGTAAAAGGCACATACGGGTGTTTGCCGTTTTTGACCGCGCCGTGAATATTATCCACGCTGTAAATCTCGGTATGCCCGCCCTGCACACGCAGCGGCCGTAGCATATATTCATTTTCCAGCGGATTCAGTGTTAGCGGATCAGCTTCCAGGGTGAACAGATTAATCACCGGGGCACAATGAAGACGGAAATTGTCCGTTTCGAACGGCATATCAGAAGGCCAGCCATCATTAAGCACAATGTCGATTTCAAACCAGCTGGAGTCCGGGGTCAGTCCGATACGTTCCAGACCGCGCAGTTCGACAAACATAAACTTCTGGCGAAAACTGAAATATTCCAGCAACAACTGATAACCACTAAAAGATGACTCACCTTTTGGCCACAGACGGTCAGCGTCATCAAAGCCCATTGGCCTGCACCAGCCATCAAAACGGATACGTTCGGTTTGCGTATAACTATGACGGGCATACATCGCCTGAACACGGCGGGTCAGTGCCAGATGCAGAGCGTAAGCAAGCGGGCTGTCACCATTGAGATAAAGGGAAACCTTATCAATAGCCCCTTTTTTCCAGTCCACTTTGTCGTTGCACTCAAAGCGCAGGCGTATCATCGCCCGGCCATCGGGCTCGGTTTGCAGGCTGGCATCAGCGAGGTGCAAAGGCTGTAAAGTTACCGCTCTGGTTGTCCGGTACTCGCAGGTGGTTTTCTCCGGGCCAACCGGGCGAGACAGCACCGAAAAACTCTCAGGTAGCACTTCCGCCTGACGGATCTGCCGCCAGTCAGGGACAAACTCCACCACGGATAAAGAGGGGATAGTACGCATATAATGCGGCCAGAGCAGACTCACCAGTCCTTCTGTCAGTTCCGGCAGATCGTCATCCAGCTTTTCACGCAGACGCCCCATCAGGAAGGCAAACCCTTCAAACAGACGCTCAACATACGGGTCGCGTGCGCCTGCTTTATCTAAATTAAGCATCGCAGCGCGGTCGGGGTGGGCTCGGGCAAACTCTTTACCGGCTTCACGCAGGTAGCGCATCTCAGCTTCGTAATAGCGCAGGGTTAAATCATCCATGCGCCCCCCTGGAAGTTGTGATAGTCATGTTATTCCTCCTCCGTGGATGCGAGCGTGCTATTGATTGCGTCAGCTCTGACTGAAAAAATGGCCTCTGGTAAACGAAAACCCTGTAGTTTCAGCAAGGCCAGCGGCCCCTCACCGAGTTCAGCACGCATAATAAATTTCAGCGTATTACCATCCGGGGTCATCCACACCAGCTGTGTACGACTGGTATCAAGCGGAGTAATAACCGCCTGGTCCAGCAGGCGAATGAAGCCCCAGTTGCCCTGATTATGTTTGTACAGACGCATTTCCGCTGTTGTCGTGCGCCAGCTGAGTTCCACACCGGGATAGTAGGTGTTTCCCGGCCAGGTAAAGCTTTGCCAGCTTTCCATCTGGTTAAAGTAATCCAGATGCTGACCATCCAGCGTCAGTTGCATCCGCGCTACATCGCGTGAAGGACGCGCCATCAGTTCAAAATGCACATTCGCATCGCCCTGGGCGAAAATAATATCAGAGAGATCTGCCAGTTGGTTGATAGCCGCAAGGAATGCCGGGTTGACGGTCATGCCCTGACTGGCTGAGGGATCAACCACCCAGTGGCTGCCTTCCTGATGTAATATGCCGCCAAGATTGTTTTTAAGAAATGCTGCGATACTCCCTGAATCACCGCGCAGGAACTGCGCGAGTAAAGGCAGTGAGGCATCGCTTCCGGTCGCCCTGAATGGATAACGTCCGGCAAAGGCCGTATTCCACTGAGACACGATAGTGCTCTGCCAGCGCGCATTCAGACTACCCGCTGCCGGGGCGAGTACCTGACGCCAGGCCAGATCCAGAGGCTGCACAAACAATGCCTGACCGAACCCATTCCACTCCTGCCCGAGACTTGCCGCGACCAGACTACCGTAATCCCGTGTCTCAGTCAGATCGATAGCTTTGCCCTGAAAGACAGTCTGAGCCAGCATCTGTGCCATCGCCTGAGGATCTGGCGCGCTGGTGACCTGCTGAAGTTTAAGACGTACCTGAGTCACTCGTGCCAGCCAGGACTTAAAACTCAGGTTGCCATTACTCCCCGTGCCATCTTTACCGTTCATCAGACCATACAGAGGACCAAAGACGCCATCCTGTGGGCCTTTCGGACCTTGAGACTGTTCAATGAACTGTTTCACATTCTTATTACGTCCGACCAGTTTCTTTGCTGAATTAACCAGAGAATCTGCCAATGCTTCACTTTTTACGCCAGTCTGCCCCTGCCAGGCCAGCGTATTCATCAGCGCCACCAGCGGCGACTGACGCACATCAGCCAACAGATTAAGCTGAGCTATCGCTTCCGAGAGAGAAGCGGCTTCATGCCACTGAATGCTGTTAGCCATGTTAAGCCAGGCATTACCGAAGTCAGTGAAGTAACGCTCGGTCAGACGCTGCCTGAGCGCTTCCGGAGAGATATCACTGCCTGCCTGGTGCGTCTTATCCGTCAGCACCCAGTCTATTTCGTCACGACGGGTTTTCACCACGTCATCAATGGTATTTTCTACCTGCTCTTCCCATGCCTGACGGGTAAACATGCCAGGCACCACTTCTTCAGTACTGAACAGTGTTGAAGCATCAGTATCACCGGTCATATCCGCCAGCATTAAGTCTGGCCAGTTGCGGGCGATACGCTGGAGCATTTCCTGATACAAACCGGACTCGGCATTACGCTGCCCAATCTGTTTAATCAGAATTTGACGCACCGTATCCACCAGTACCATATCAGGTTTACTTATCCACTCGGGATGAGAGGGGAGATTCTGAGCATAAAAACCGAGCAGTTTAGGGGCCTGGGTCTGCCAGGCACTGTCAACCACGTCAGAACGAGATGGCTAGAGTTTTATCATATTACTGGCAAACCAGGAGGCATCGGCTTTATCCGGGCGGGCCAGCATGAGATAGCCTTTAAGCAGATTATACGTGCGCTGCGTAGCCGTGCCGCGTGCGTCACTCCCCGGGGGCAACTGAACAAACACACTGAGCTGGCGATGCAGTTCCTCTGCCAGTACATCACGCATCAGCACCTGATTATTACGGGCATACAGCGGCCAGAGTGCGTTGAGGGTATCGTGGTCCTGATTCAGACCAAAGGTGGTATACCAGGGCGCACCCTGAGCCTGCCGGTGCTGCAGACGGGCAATAGCCTGTTGCAGAATCAGCTGATTACGCAAACGTTCGCTCAGGGACTGTCGGGCATCAGCGGCGACGCGTGCTGTTTCCTGTGCCTGATAAATTTGCGCGCGGTTAACTACCAGTGAAAGCAGCGTTCCGGCTCCCCATAACATAATCAGCCCCAGCAAGAGCAGGCGTAAGGCACGCTGCCAGTGAAAGCCTATTTTACGGGCATCAACCTGAAGACAATCGGCTTCCAGCGCCTGCCACGCTGGCGGGCTCAAACGCGCATGTGGCAATGTGGCACCAGTCAGCTGGACAGAGCTAAACATTAGCCCACGCAAGCGATAAGGTGCCGGGCCAGTCATCAGGCTGGTCAGTAATGGCGTTAGCTGTTGTTTAAGACGCCCTCGCAGTTGGTCAGACAATTGCAGCAGCCAGTCGTGACGTAGATCTTTCAGCAACAGTGGCATGCCCGCGCGGCGTAGACGAGAGGACAGTGCGGTCAGTGATTCAACCGCTACCCGCGGTGCTGAACCTGGCGTGAATAATGTCCCCACAGCCGGAACACCCTCCGCTTCCTGACTCTAGGCTTCCTCACGAATAAACCATAACCAGACCGGAGCCTGCCAGCCAAGCAACGCATCACTTTTCTGACGACAACGAACCAACGTATCCAGCATGGCAGCATCCGGAAGCGCGGTACAGTCCATCACCTGCACAATGCCATCAACCGGTCGCTGGTGACGCACTTCATGAAGCACAGCAACAAATTCAGGATCGGGCGTCATATTTGCCAGCCCGGCATGGATCAGGACAATGCCCTCGTTTTCCTGCCACTGATCGCGCTTAAGACCAGGCACCACTTTTTCAATGTGTTGATCAGTGCCCTGCACCAG is a window from the Erwinia sp. genome containing:
- a CDS encoding hypothetical protein (ID:JIFNMEKO_02665;~source:Prodigal:2.6); translated protein: MVDSAWQTQAPKLLGFYAQNLPSHPEWISKPDMVLVDTVRQILIKQIGQRNAESGLYQEMLQRIARNWPDLMLADMTGDTDASTLFSTEEVVPGMFTRQAWEEQVENTIDDVVKTRRDEIDWVLTDKTHQAGSDISPEALRQRLTERYFTDFGNAWLNMANSIQWHEAASLSEAIAQLNLLADVRQSPLVALMNTLAWQGQTGVKSEALADSLVNSAKKLVGRNKNVKQFIEQSQGPKGPQDGVFGPLYGLMNGKDGTGSNGNLSFKSWLARVTQVRLKLQQVTSAPDPQAMAQMLAQTVFQGKAIDLTETRDYGSLVAASLGQEWNGFGQALFVQPLDLAWRQVLAPAAGSLNARWQSTIVSQWNTAFAGRYPFRATGSDASLPLLAQFLRGDSGSIAAFLKNNLGGILHQEGSHWVVDPSASQGMTVNPAFLAAINQLADLSDIIFAQGDANVHFELMARPSRDVARMQLTLDGQHLDYFNQMESWQSFTWPGNTYYPGVELSWRTTTAEMRLYKHNQGNWGFIRLLDQAVITPLDTSRTQLVWMTPDGNTLKFIMRAELGEGPLALLKLQGFRLPEAIFSVRADAINSTLASTEEE
- a CDS encoding hypothetical protein (ID:JIFNMEKO_02666;~source:Prodigal:2.6) gives rise to the protein MGTLFTPGSAPRVAVESLTALSSRLRRAGMPLLLKDLRHDWLLQLSDQLRGRLKQQLTPLLTSLMTGPAPYRLRGLMFSSVQLTGATLPHARLSPPAWQALEADCLQVDARKIGFHWQRALRLLLLGLIMLWGAGTLLSLVVNRAQIYQAQETARVAADARQSLSERLRNQLILQQAIARLQHRQAQGAPWYTTFGLNQDHDTLNALWPLYARNNQVLMRDVLAEELHRQLSVFVQLPPGSDARGTATQRTYNLLKGYLMLARPDKADASWFASNMIKL